The sequence below is a genomic window from Cucumis melo cultivar AY chromosome 5, USDA_Cmelo_AY_1.0, whole genome shotgun sequence.
GAATACATTCTCATTAATGCCACCATGCATTTATTCCAACCTCAGTGCTCTCTCTATGAAACAGCAATATCAATAATTCCATAATAAATTAAtcaataaatttaataataaaaaatttaaagtaaaaaatttaaagtaaaaaattaaattaaattaaattattcaaaaaaaaaaaaaaaaaaaaaactccatgCAAGGCATATCGAACAACCCACACTCATTATATGGTTACATTCTGCAGTAAAATGATTGCACCAATCCAAAACCAAGGCGAAGAGGGTTAAATCTAAAATGAAGTGCCCCAGCCACAGGTAAAAGTAAATTGGGATATAAATTGATGTTTAAACCACTTAGAAGATAAAGAACGGAAATTTGCTGATTGCTTGGCAGctatgaaaaaattataaactttagCATATAAAgctaaaaatatataaataaaaactaGGATCGAGATTTATTAACTTACCATAACTCCTTCAGCAGCGTCTACGATCAACACTGCACCATCAGCAAGTCTAAGAGCAGCAGTCATTTCATCAGAAAAATTGGTATGGCCAGGGGTGTCCATTATATTGCAAAGGTATGATTTCGAATTGCCATCCTCGAGGACCAGTGACATAGGAACTGCCTTAATTGATATTCCTCTCTCCTGCTCGTCAATCCTAGTATCTGTGTACCTCAGATGTTTCTCTCCTTTAATATCAAATGTTGACATGTGATGTGTTTGCTCAATCAGCATATCCATGAAGACCGTCTTTCCATGATGTACGTGGCCTACAAGTGCAACATTGCGGACCAAAGTTGGATTGGACATGAGACCCACCAGAAATTGATTTGAGACATATGTTCTAGAATCTTTTACCCCGACCTCAAATTTTATATTTCTAACAGGCTTAATAATTGGTTGCTCTAGCGGTAGCTCATCTTCATCCATAACCAATGTTTCAACATCTTCACCATAAACCTCTTCTGCAGTTGGATAATATTTTTTGTCCTCTGCAAGGACAATCTGGTTGTCCATATCAACATCATTAGACGTTGTAATCCAACCATTTGAAGCACCACCTGCATCTTCTCCATCCGATACACCTTCATCTTCGTCAGGCTTCTCCATGAggtcttcatcttcatcttcgaTGTCACTATCCTTATCAGAATCAATTTCGGGCCCTATGTAGTTTCCAAATTCATCATACAAGCTATCATCCATGCTTAGTATTCTCAAAGCTGCAAATATATAAGAAACTAGCTTAATTTTACGATCCATTCAACTAAAAGGCTTGGAATTCTATGTAGCTACTAAATACAGGCTGGACTTGTGTCTGTTATCTACATTTGCGAGGGAAATAAACAAGAAGCAGGGAGAGAACACTTCCcataatttttttatacaaGAAACACTTTCCATCGATACAAAATCAATCAAGCCATAACTACAATATCAGTCACTCCCAAGTGGAGCTTAGAAGAACCCACCCCTAGTGTTACCATACTTGAGTGACTGCTAAAGCCACAAACAGTGCGTAGAAATCCAATtcaataagaagaagaagaagaagaagaagaagaagaagaaaccttAACTAGATCAAAAACATCTACCCAGTTCATTTAACTCATCTTTGAAAATTCTTTTGTTTCTTCCCAACAAATACTCCAAAGTAAGAACTAACTACACTGacccacaaatcttttgctgtACCCTTTACGAGGTAAGCACAAAGTAAAAACCGATGAATTCTTCATTCTATCCTTCAGAAAATGAGGGAAAAGTAACTGGAGTAGTTTCTCTTCTAAAGAATTGATGGAAAGGCAAAGAAAGACTAGAATTTGTAACAAGAGACTTGATAGCAACCAGAAAAAGAACCAATCTACATTGAAATACAAAGTAAATAAACTTACAAGCTAAAACAAGTGTTTCGAAAACCCTCCCCTCGACGGACAGTGATGGACAACTGTGGGAGACGAGAAGCGGCAAATGACGGCCGAAGACGGTAGAGAAAGCTCTGCCAGAGTAGGCGCAAGAGACGGAGGGTGATGATCAGTAGTGAAAATGCCCGGGAATGGTGGCGGTGGCGGTGCGAGAAGAGGAACACGGCGACGAGGGCGCCGGAGAGACGAAATGAAAAGCTTACAGTGACCTGGCTAGGGTATGGCCTGATTTGTCACGTGCATAGGACGCCAAATCGGGTCGGGTTTTTGGCTTACAAAAAGAACGCGCCGGCCCAATAACCCATCTCAGTATCGGGCCTTTTAGACAGAAGAATTGGGCCACATCCTAGCCCATTAAGAAAAATCATCCAGCTCATGGTCCATTAAGAAATGGCtctccctcttcttcttctatcGATACTTctcatcaaaaaaaaaaaattaaaaaaaactcacaaaatgataggaaaaaaacaaaattaggaTTCAAAAGTAATCAATACATAATTCACAATCCACCAAAGAATAATATTAACTCATATCCAAAATAGAGAAAATATTCATAGACCGAACTTTCGAGaaataactaattttttttaatttgattctCGAGACTTTAATAACTAATTTTGTTTAATCGGTTGTCCAAAGCTATCATTTGGTAAGGGATGAACATCTATGAAAATTCACCTCACTATGAAGAATCAATCACCATTCAAGttatcaaaaataaataaataaataaatcttttaAATGATGAAGACCTAATTTCGCTCCCTCAACTATGTTAAATTTTGCACACCTCGAAATCAACACCTTCGAATATATACGCAACGTACTtccataaaattttaaaagatgaCTATGTCGGTTTTAGTTTAATATTAATGGCTAATAAGTAAATTTAGAACAACTATTATTAAATTtagaataattaaatttaaatataatgatatatttgtaattaattacaataaaaaagaacaaggtgtcaaaagaaagtttttaaaatatggTTGCTTTTTAATATAGTATAAATTATTATGGGAAGTGAGGGTAGAGGGGGcaattatttgtttatttctaATTCACAAAAAGTATTAAAGTGGTTTAATTATTATTCCTTAATGATCTACATGTTTGTACTTTGGAGtataaaaatgaattaaattGCTGTAAAGATGTCCATCTCGATCACACCAAACTGATTTGATTCCATTTAATATGAAAccattttctaaacaaaataaatttgtcaatgagatttgATTTTCTGTTTAATTCAgttatatttaattgtttttaaaagATTCTTGCATAATTTATTCTTTTACACCATTGTTCGATGGAATCACCGATCTTTAAGATAAAAATAGATATGttattcaaaatttttattgttcGAGTCtagttgtttttaaatatagaacCACTAAAATAAGAAAGTCATTGAATATACTTCAATAAACGGGTTAAAAATTACAATTTACTCTTACTTTTATCAAAGTAATAATTCTCCGTAAATTTTAGTTCGTGTAATAATATGAAAGTAGGTGAAGGAAAATGATATACTAACCTCAAATCTTATTATAGTGTTACATTGAGGTGAATATAAATTTTAAcctaaagtaaattaaatttaaagttaaaatatcattttcattCAATAATGGTTCAATAGTGTCAAATTTTACTCTattgtaattttaataaatgCTAAATTATATCcctctttttttcaaaaaaaaaaaattgttgacatttttaaaaaatcctaTTGTTtcattagtatttttactataaatttaaaaaaacatattcaCATTTTGCATTTTCCAAACATAACAAAATGACCTAAACTATTTACATAATTTACATAATGTAACAAATTTTCATATGATAGACACTACTTTTTTCTTGTATTAGTTTTaccatttaaaataaatttcttgTACTAAGTGCTATTATTAaacaaatttcaataaaatttagtttcaaatgaataatttattgaaaatacAACGATTGATATTTAACTCTCGATAGAGCatgaactaaaattaaaaaactcggtaactaaaaagttttttcagcctaaaatcttaataatataacaaaaaaaattgatattaaCGATCAAAACAAGATTACTCAATatcatatataatttaataGTAGTGATTGTTTTGTAAATTTTGAACACACCTTTCGATCATTAACACATCTATACATATCATTAGCGCTACCTTAGCCTTGATTAACCAAATATAAAACTCTATAGAGTTAGGTAGGGAGGGCTTATAGGGAAGCGCGGCAGCAAGGACAATGGGCATTGGCTTGGAGCCAAGGAACCAAGCAAGTGGAATGGAACTTATGGGCACATGGAAGATGGAGCAGTGGCTCGCCAGATCTGAACCGTTCTAGACAAACGCTGCACTCGTCCTGCTCCGAGGCTTTCCATTTCATTAGCTTCCGGCCCCAACTAAACctttttcttgtttcttcttctttcccttttGTACTCCTCATCTCTTTTCTCTCaccattatttttttctcttgatTCCTTCGACTTTACTTCTTCATTCTTGCTATTCTTGCTCCTGTAttgtaccaaaaaaaaaaatgagtttCATAAAGATTTTGATTATTCACGTCGATTTACTTTGTTTTTATAGTTCTACCATCAACttctattattttcttttttggatcGATAATTTAACCCTTGTTTGATATGTTCAATGTTGAATTCTTAGAcaatttctaaaacaaaaaatacaacaaaattctATCAtataggcattattttttttgcTCCGTaagtaagaaaacaaaatataaattacatgcTATCAAAACATAAAGGGGGCGTTTGGGGGAATGGTTGGATTATGagggttagggttatgtaatccaacccccgtttgggggaaggccggttatgtaaccctagttttaaCTTCTTAATCcttcctcaacccttcttcaacactacttaatcctttttcaacttttcctcaatccttcttcacaacattatcataacacttccttcatAACACTTCtaccaaacacatcttatcataacatttcctccataacccttccccccaaacacat
It includes:
- the LOC103496570 gene encoding probable E3 ubiquitin-protein ligase RHY1A, producing MAGMLPGVECARRRRFHHSINSSDSPSTAAKSGSTRRPSFCLYTSNRDFHLISSSSSQQRSLTNKAHQNEKLGEIAREAKERLDERLRTHRKPENSRSKNSKNEEVKSKESREKNNGERKEMRSTKGKEEETRKRFSWGRKLMKWKASEQDECSVCLERFRSGEPLLHLPCAHKFHSTCLVPWLQANAHCPCCRASL